One Desulfobulbus oligotrophicus DNA segment encodes these proteins:
- the ruvA gene encoding Holliday junction branch migration protein RuvA, with product MIASLNGSLLAKSPGTVVVDVGGVGYEVFISSRTYDMLPENGQVCSLFIQTVVRADAINLFGFSKKEEKELFLLLIAVSGIGPKLALTILSGIGVGEFCQAIMAKDLARLTTFPGIGKKTAQRLCVELAEKVDGLSGSDAGASAVPRMSDTPTINVMGDAVSALINLGYPQATAWQVLRTVEEQLAGEVESPPVEELIRRALRLLAAR from the coding sequence ATGATAGCTTCACTCAACGGTAGTCTCCTTGCCAAAAGCCCTGGGACAGTGGTTGTTGATGTCGGGGGTGTCGGTTACGAGGTGTTTATCTCCAGCCGTACCTATGACATGCTTCCGGAAAATGGGCAGGTCTGTTCTCTTTTTATTCAAACAGTGGTTCGTGCAGATGCCATCAACCTCTTTGGTTTCAGTAAAAAAGAGGAGAAAGAACTGTTTCTGCTGTTGATAGCTGTTTCCGGAATAGGGCCAAAGCTGGCGTTAACCATTCTTTCCGGTATTGGTGTGGGTGAGTTTTGCCAGGCAATTATGGCAAAAGATCTGGCACGCCTGACCACATTTCCCGGGATCGGCAAGAAAACCGCGCAGCGGCTTTGTGTTGAGCTGGCGGAAAAAGTAGACGGTTTGTCCGGTTCTGACGCCGGCGCTTCGGCTGTACCCCGGATGTCGGACACACCGACAATAAATGTTATGGGTGATGCTGTCTCGGCTTTGATCAATTTGGGGTATCCTCAGGCAACGGCCTGGCAGGTTCTGCGAACTGTTGAAGAACAGCTTGCCGGCGAGGTTGAGTCGCCGCCGGTTGAAGAGCTCATCAGGCGGGCGCTTCGTTTATTGGCAGCGCGCTAG
- the mraZ gene encoding division/cell wall cluster transcriptional repressor MraZ, whose product MSRFRSLSRHTLDSKGRLIIPVPLRKVLRDRYDSEDLIVTHWVECLRVYPVVEWEAVEERLLTGESATPEFAQFARYAIAGVCECSVDKQGRILVPPTLRSEMEIGKEVAVVGMLRHFEIWDQQAWHAEAADAKQNYPIVKPDLQRLRIF is encoded by the coding sequence GTGTCGCGGTTTCGGAGTCTTTCGAGGCATACCCTGGATTCCAAGGGTCGGTTAATTATCCCGGTACCATTGCGCAAGGTGCTTCGCGATCGCTACGACTCTGAAGACCTGATTGTAACACATTGGGTTGAGTGTCTCCGTGTCTACCCGGTTGTTGAGTGGGAGGCGGTCGAAGAAAGGCTGTTGACAGGCGAAAGTGCTACTCCGGAATTTGCGCAATTTGCCCGTTACGCCATAGCCGGTGTCTGCGAGTGCTCTGTGGATAAACAGGGTCGCATCCTGGTGCCTCCGACTTTACGTTCTGAAATGGAAATAGGGAAGGAAGTGGCGGTTGTCGGCATGCTGAGGCATTTTGAGATCTGGGACCAGCAGGCATGGCATGCAGAGGCGGCAGATGCCAAGCAGAATTACCCCATTGTGAAACCAGACCTTCAGCGTCTCCGTATTTTTTGA
- a CDS encoding CCA tRNA nucleotidyltransferase, with amino-acid sequence MASVDAPVMPRLTGEQVLAVLPQEMKKALSALQQQFGGPLYLAGGVVRDLLRKHIPVDIDLTVAAGASIRAERLAELLGGTFVSLKQEEDTARVVYHNMTVDFSAYRQETATIVEDLRCRDLTINALAIRLDTLLEASPELWPNPVVILDPSTGLADLQQGVLRVVHAESFSSDPLRLLRVFRFAGTLGYTVEHETMDLVRRQCSMIATAAAERIAHELDLIMSGSRAYATVALMAECGLLWHIIPDLATGIGMVQPESHHLDVWNHSLETLRQAERVLAEPDTFFPAAGEIMAAYLNSATRCLELKWAALLHDLGKPATHALQTDNGNRITFYRHDQVGSQMFDDLARGLRWSNEQRTRVGRLIAEHMRPFHLANLARADGLTLRAAIRMIRKNEEQLPGLFVLAMADSLAGQGVGCIKSMEAELAWLYRHLEKIRQLHIVPQKTVPPLLTGNDLIRELHLSPGPLFKRILDTVEERRMTGEVTDRATALNLAKNLVDRQMSDRNVNEG; translated from the coding sequence ATGGCGAGTGTAGACGCACCGGTAATGCCCCGGCTTACCGGGGAGCAGGTTCTTGCAGTCTTGCCGCAGGAGATGAAAAAAGCGCTGTCAGCGTTGCAGCAGCAGTTTGGAGGACCTCTGTATCTGGCCGGGGGAGTGGTGCGAGATCTGTTGCGCAAACATATCCCTGTGGATATTGACCTGACGGTAGCCGCAGGTGCGTCCATCCGGGCTGAACGTCTGGCCGAACTGCTTGGAGGCACTTTTGTATCTCTGAAACAGGAAGAAGATACCGCACGAGTTGTCTACCACAACATGACGGTTGATTTTTCCGCCTATCGTCAGGAAACAGCGACTATTGTTGAAGATTTAAGGTGTCGGGATTTAACGATCAATGCCCTGGCAATACGATTGGACACACTTTTGGAAGCATCTCCTGAACTGTGGCCCAACCCTGTTGTGATCCTTGATCCCTCCACCGGACTTGCCGATTTGCAGCAAGGAGTGCTCCGGGTCGTACATGCAGAGAGCTTTTCCAGTGATCCTCTTCGGCTGCTGCGGGTATTCCGCTTTGCCGGCACCCTGGGATATACCGTGGAGCACGAAACAATGGACCTGGTACGCCGGCAGTGCTCCATGATAGCAACAGCTGCCGCGGAACGCATTGCCCATGAGCTGGATCTGATCATGTCCGGTTCAAGAGCGTATGCAACGGTGGCCCTGATGGCAGAGTGTGGACTGCTCTGGCATATTATTCCGGACCTGGCGACAGGTATCGGTATGGTGCAACCTGAAAGCCATCATCTCGATGTCTGGAACCACAGCCTGGAAACACTTCGTCAGGCGGAACGTGTGCTTGCTGAACCAGACACCTTTTTTCCTGCAGCAGGTGAGATCATGGCAGCGTATCTCAACAGCGCAACTCGTTGCTTAGAGCTGAAATGGGCTGCTCTGCTGCATGATCTCGGCAAACCAGCTACGCATGCGCTGCAGACCGACAACGGAAATCGCATCACCTTTTACCGGCATGATCAGGTCGGCTCGCAGATGTTTGATGACCTGGCTCGGGGGTTACGATGGAGCAATGAACAGAGAACACGGGTAGGGCGATTGATTGCGGAGCATATGCGTCCATTTCATCTTGCAAACCTTGCCCGGGCCGATGGATTGACTCTACGGGCTGCCATCCGCATGATTCGCAAGAATGAAGAGCAGCTTCCGGGGTTGTTTGTTCTGGCCATGGCTGATAGTCTGGCCGGGCAGGGGGTGGGGTGCATCAAGAGTATGGAGGCTGAACTGGCATGGTTGTACCGGCATCTGGAGAAGATTCGGCAACTGCACATTGTTCCTCAGAAAACAGTTCCTCCGTTACTGACAGGCAATGACCTCATCAGGGAACTGCATCTCAGTCCCGGCCCACTGTTTAAACGGATTTTGGATACAGTTGAAGAAAGACGCATGACAGGCGAGGTGACGGACAGAGCCACTGCCCTCAATTTGGCAAAAAACCTGGTCGACCGTCAGATGTCCGACCGTAACGTGAATGAGGGATAA
- the ruvB gene encoding Holliday junction branch migration DNA helicase RuvB, with protein sequence MSNRLVSGDSLQEDLQLGVDIRPRRLDEYIGQDQVKKNLQVFIQAALQRREALDHVLFHGFPGLGKTTLAYIIANEMGAGIKVTSGPVIERPGDLAAILTGLQVGDVLFIDEIHRLNHVVEEILYPAMEDFQLDLVIGQGPGARSVKMDLPPFTLVGATTRAGLLTPPLRDRFGVMLRLDYYSPEQLVTIIQRAARVFNIKIDDDGAMELGRRSRGTPRIANRLLRRVRDFSEVGGHAVISREVADQALRMLNVDPLGLDEMDRKILLTLMEKFQGGPIGLETLSTAVCEEKNTLEDVYEPFLIQSGFLMRTPRGRVATPLAYEHFGLPVRVNTQQQPGLFDDPEENL encoded by the coding sequence ATCAGTAACCGGTTGGTAAGCGGCGACTCCCTGCAGGAAGATCTGCAGTTGGGTGTCGACATTCGACCGAGGCGTTTAGACGAGTATATCGGTCAGGATCAGGTGAAAAAAAATCTGCAGGTTTTTATTCAGGCAGCTCTCCAGCGTCGTGAAGCACTTGATCATGTGTTGTTTCATGGTTTCCCCGGTCTTGGCAAAACCACGTTGGCTTACATCATTGCCAACGAGATGGGGGCAGGTATCAAGGTGACCTCGGGCCCGGTGATTGAACGACCTGGGGATCTTGCCGCTATCCTTACCGGCCTGCAGGTCGGTGATGTTCTTTTCATCGACGAAATTCACCGTCTTAACCATGTGGTTGAGGAGATCCTTTACCCGGCCATGGAAGATTTTCAGCTTGACCTGGTGATTGGTCAGGGACCGGGAGCCAGATCTGTCAAGATGGATCTGCCGCCTTTCACGCTTGTGGGGGCTACAACCAGAGCCGGTTTGTTGACGCCGCCGCTTCGTGATCGATTCGGTGTCATGTTGCGACTTGATTACTATTCACCGGAGCAGCTGGTTACGATAATACAGCGTGCCGCCCGCGTCTTTAACATAAAAATTGATGACGATGGCGCCATGGAACTGGGGCGCCGTTCCCGTGGAACGCCACGAATTGCCAATCGATTGCTGCGCCGGGTTCGTGATTTTTCCGAGGTTGGTGGACATGCCGTAATTTCGCGGGAGGTCGCTGATCAGGCTTTGCGTATGCTCAATGTTGATCCGCTTGGACTTGATGAGATGGATCGTAAAATCTTGCTGACACTGATGGAGAAATTCCAGGGCGGACCCATTGGTCTGGAGACCCTGTCAACCGCTGTGTGTGAAGAAAAAAACACCCTGGAAGACGTGTATGAACCTTTTCTCATCCAATCAGGCTTTCTGATGCGCACTCCCCGTGGACGTGTGGCAACTCCCCTTGCCTACGAACATTTTGGTCTCCCGGTTCGTGTCAATACACAGCAACAACCTGGTCTGTTTGACGATCCTGAAGAAAATTTATGA
- a CDS encoding cell division protein FtsL, whose amino-acid sequence MTPTVGVQTFKPRQQIFTQERTQVSSQFCCILSIVQTRVFAVVALVVLVLGIGLTQIIQTAMSDLQERASHLRSGNIAVANENVRLLATRAQLSSKAQVIALAGTRLHLFEPDQKQVRRM is encoded by the coding sequence ATGACACCAACTGTTGGCGTGCAAACATTCAAACCCCGGCAACAGATTTTTACTCAAGAGCGCACTCAGGTGTCATCACAGTTTTGTTGCATCCTGTCGATTGTACAGACCAGAGTTTTTGCAGTTGTCGCCCTTGTCGTTCTGGTGCTCGGTATTGGTCTGACACAGATTATACAGACTGCAATGAGTGATCTGCAGGAAAGAGCGAGCCATCTGCGATCTGGAAATATAGCTGTTGCAAATGAAAATGTTCGTCTGTTGGCTACCCGGGCCCAGTTGTCTTCAAAGGCACAGGTGATAGCTCTCGCCGGAACCAGATTGCACCTGTTTGAACCTGATCAAAAGCAGGTGCGTCGGATGTAG
- a CDS encoding YebC/PmpR family DNA-binding transcriptional regulator produces MAGHSKWSTIKRKKGANDAKRGKIFTKLIREITIAAKTGGGDPEGNPRLRSAITAAKGENMPKDNIDRAIKKGTGDLGGAVYEEIMYEGYGPGGVAVLVETMTDNKNRTVADIRHFFAKSGGNLGEFGCVAWMFDRKGTLTVDKDAASEDELMDAALEAGAEDVVEEEESFQVITSPETFNDVVEYLEKAAVSFTGAELAMIPKNTVEVVEEQAAKSLLRLLESLEDHDDVQKVHANFDISDDLMEQLS; encoded by the coding sequence GTGGCAGGACATTCGAAGTGGAGTACGATTAAACGCAAAAAAGGGGCTAATGATGCCAAGCGCGGTAAGATCTTCACCAAGCTGATCAGAGAGATCACCATTGCTGCCAAGACAGGCGGAGGTGATCCGGAGGGGAATCCGCGTCTGCGAAGTGCCATTACAGCAGCCAAGGGTGAGAACATGCCCAAGGACAACATCGATCGTGCCATTAAAAAAGGTACCGGAGATCTTGGCGGCGCTGTCTATGAGGAGATTATGTATGAGGGGTATGGCCCCGGCGGTGTGGCGGTTCTCGTTGAAACCATGACCGATAATAAAAATCGGACCGTTGCCGATATCCGCCATTTTTTTGCCAAAAGCGGTGGGAATCTCGGGGAATTCGGTTGTGTGGCCTGGATGTTTGACAGAAAGGGAACACTCACTGTTGATAAGGATGCTGCCAGTGAAGACGAGCTGATGGATGCGGCCCTGGAGGCCGGCGCTGAAGACGTGGTGGAAGAAGAAGAATCCTTTCAGGTTATTACCTCACCGGAAACCTTTAACGATGTTGTTGAATATCTGGAAAAGGCAGCGGTTTCCTTTACGGGTGCGGAATTAGCCATGATTCCCAAGAATACCGTTGAAGTGGTCGAAGAGCAGGCAGCGAAATCATTGCTGCGCTTACTTGAAAGTCTTGAAGATCACGATGATGTGCAGAAAGTACACGCCAACTTTGATATTTCCGACGATTTAATGGAACAACTGTCGTAG
- the rsmH gene encoding 16S rRNA (cytosine(1402)-N(4))-methyltransferase RsmH, which yields MYHAQRPVHTPVLLDEVVAWLQLRQDGLYVDGTIGLGGHAEAILDGSGPNGHLIGFEWDRNAAALAIDRLSRFGDRVQVVQTSYVNLVSELARLGVQGIDGLVVDLGVSSLQLDSPERGFSFQLDGALDMRMDQRNPQTAAALVARLSEGQLADVFYHFGEERQARRIARFLVQARQKEPITTTARLAAIVAEAIPKRYHPLKVHVATKVFQALRIAVNTELVNLADLLAGAPEVLRKGARICVITFHSLEDRMVKRAFADNPAYRVLTRHPVEVSRAEVERNPRSRSAKLRVAARV from the coding sequence ATGTACCATGCGCAACGACCTGTTCATACTCCTGTGCTGCTGGATGAGGTGGTTGCATGGTTGCAGTTGCGACAGGATGGTCTGTATGTTGACGGCACAATTGGCCTGGGGGGACATGCCGAAGCGATCTTGGATGGTTCCGGTCCGAATGGGCACCTCATCGGTTTTGAATGGGACCGGAATGCTGCTGCCCTGGCAATAGATCGGTTGTCTCGTTTTGGTGACCGGGTGCAGGTTGTTCAGACCTCCTATGTTAACCTGGTGAGTGAGCTCGCCCGTTTGGGAGTGCAGGGCATTGACGGTTTGGTTGTTGACTTAGGTGTTTCTTCGCTGCAGCTGGACAGTCCTGAGCGCGGGTTCAGTTTTCAGCTGGATGGTGCACTTGACATGCGGATGGATCAGCGTAATCCGCAAACTGCTGCTGCTCTGGTTGCCCGGCTTTCAGAGGGACAGCTGGCGGATGTTTTCTACCACTTTGGGGAAGAGCGACAGGCCCGTCGGATAGCCCGTTTTTTGGTGCAGGCCCGGCAAAAAGAGCCGATCACGACAACGGCCCGGTTGGCAGCGATTGTGGCTGAAGCAATTCCAAAGAGATATCATCCGCTGAAAGTGCACGTAGCAACGAAAGTGTTTCAGGCTCTTCGGATTGCCGTCAACACCGAGCTGGTTAACCTGGCCGACCTTCTTGCCGGCGCCCCGGAGGTTTTGCGTAAGGGGGCTCGGATTTGTGTGATCACCTTTCATTCGTTGGAGGATCGCATGGTCAAACGGGCCTTTGCAGACAATCCGGCATACAGGGTGCTTACCAGACATCCGGTGGAGGTTTCGCGTGCAGAAGTTGAACGAAATCCACGTTCACGGAGCGCCAAGTTGCGGGTTGCCGCTCGGGTCTGA
- a CDS encoding SAM-dependent methyltransferase: protein MRKVQDYYFKKAKKDNYPARSIYKLEEAQLKYKFLKPGQRVLDVGCHPGSWSLYSASVVGEHGLVVGVDLQHTEIVVQKSHAEIHWLCYDVCSVEFVDYVREHWPGFHVLLSDMAPRTTGTRHADHQQSLRLARRVTELASFFLYDNGTLYCKVFQGEDFPVFVQECKEMFATVKVVKPKSSRLESREVFVLGQGYRRMTCCG, encoded by the coding sequence GTGCGTAAAGTACAGGACTATTATTTTAAGAAAGCCAAAAAAGACAACTACCCGGCCCGATCCATCTACAAACTTGAAGAGGCACAACTCAAGTACAAGTTCTTGAAACCAGGCCAACGGGTACTTGATGTCGGCTGCCATCCCGGGAGCTGGAGCCTCTATTCAGCCTCTGTTGTTGGTGAGCATGGTCTCGTGGTGGGGGTTGATCTGCAGCACACGGAGATAGTGGTACAAAAATCGCATGCTGAAATTCATTGGCTTTGTTATGATGTGTGTTCCGTAGAATTTGTCGATTATGTACGGGAGCATTGGCCCGGTTTTCATGTGCTGCTGAGTGACATGGCACCGCGTACCACAGGAACCCGGCATGCCGACCATCAACAGTCGCTCAGGTTGGCCCGACGTGTAACAGAATTGGCATCTTTCTTCTTGTATGACAACGGTACGTTGTACTGCAAGGTCTTCCAGGGTGAGGACTTCCCTGTTTTTGTGCAGGAATGCAAAGAGATGTTTGCAACTGTAAAGGTGGTAAAACCGAAAAGTTCGCGTCTGGAAAGCCGGGAAGTTTTTGTTTTGGGCCAAGGTTACCGGAGGATGACGTGTTGTGGCTAG
- the ruvC gene encoding crossover junction endodeoxyribonuclease RuvC, whose translation MRILGVDPGSRTTGYGVVAAEGSKVSFIACGTIRTGRETDFSRRLLTIFQDLCAVISQYSPDVAAVEDMYVDRNPRSALKLGQARGAAVVAAQHCNLSVYDYPARLVKQSVVGYGRADKDQVQHMVRVLLGLNKTPSTDAADALAVAICHAHRAPILSRSQGGQPGDAAFDRLSHCYAVTKQR comes from the coding sequence ATGCGAATATTAGGTGTTGACCCCGGGTCACGGACAACAGGTTATGGAGTCGTTGCCGCCGAAGGATCAAAGGTTTCGTTTATTGCCTGCGGCACTATTCGTACCGGAAGAGAAACCGATTTTTCTCGTCGACTTTTAACCATCTTTCAAGATCTGTGTGCAGTGATCAGCCAGTACAGCCCTGATGTAGCTGCGGTCGAGGATATGTACGTTGATCGCAACCCGCGTTCTGCATTGAAACTCGGTCAGGCTCGTGGTGCTGCGGTGGTTGCTGCTCAGCACTGCAATCTGTCTGTTTATGATTATCCTGCCCGGCTCGTCAAGCAGTCTGTCGTGGGGTACGGACGTGCAGACAAGGACCAGGTACAGCATATGGTCCGCGTCCTGTTGGGGTTGAACAAAACTCCTTCTACCGACGCTGCCGATGCTTTGGCTGTTGCCATCTGTCATGCCCATCGGGCCCCGATACTGAGCCGTTCACAGGGAGGACAGCCCGGCGACGCTGCCTTTGATCGTTTATCCCATTGTTATGCAGTCACAAAACAACGATGA